A stretch of the Ornithodoros turicata isolate Travis chromosome 4, ASM3712646v1, whole genome shotgun sequence genome encodes the following:
- the LOC135391254 gene encoding BET1-like protein encodes MDSDRMDAENRLLADDLSKKVSHLKSLAYDIEVETKEHNRLLDSLGWDFEGSRGILSGSMGRVGKLLGSNKGNRRLMCYVIVTVVALVLLGYTLASRATKR; translated from the exons ATGGATTCCGATCGCATGGACGCAGAAAATCGGCTACTCGCGGACGACCTTTCAAAAAAAGTGTCGCATTTGAAAAGT CTTGCTTACGATATCGAAGTGGAAACCAAAGAGCACAACCGTTTGCTTGATAGTTTG GGCTGGGATTTTGAAGGCTCCCGTGGCATTCTCTCTGGAAGTATGGGCCGAGTCGGCAAGCTCCTGGGTTCTAACAAAGGCAACAGAAGGCTCATGTGCTATGTTATTGTCACAGTGGTAGCGCTCGTCCTCTTAGGTTACACTTTAGCCAGTCGAGCGACTAAACGCTGA
- the LOC135391253 gene encoding uncharacterized protein LOC135391253, protein MSRTATAVETTEEVKTLEHTGVVLKLRKPKPASRRKVVWREDTVDNEHMNKKKSKCCCIYEKPKAFGESSSESNDDETDCCRGHVERRQKSKPVSTEVEAVQQAEGHPVVAEASGDRPEERRHVMWSEDTVDNENMNKKSSKCCCIYQKPKKFDESSSESEDDDCGQHRGHVERKKKHCLPVDDDNVEM, encoded by the coding sequence ATGTCTCGCACTGCGACTGCGGTTGAGACGACAGAAGAAGTAAAGACACTCGAACACACGGGTGTCGTACTGAAActacgaaaaccgaaaccggcaAGTCGTCGCAAAGTTGTTTGGCGCGAAGACACTGTCGACAATGAACATATGAACAAAAAGAAGTCTAAATGCTGCTGTATCTATGAGAAACCCAAGGCTTTTGGGGAGAGCTCGTCAGAATCGAATGATGACGAAACCGACTGCTGTAGAGGGCATGTTGAACGGAGGCAAAAGTCAAAACCAGTATCAACTGAAGTTGAAGCTGTGCAGCAAGCTGAAGGACATCCTGTTGTTGCTGAGGCATCTGGAGACAGACCTGAGGAACGGAGGCACGTTATGTGGTCCGAGGACACGGTCGACAACGAGAACATGAACAAGAAATCGTCGAAATGCTGTTGTATCTATCAGAAACCAAAGAAATTCGACGAAAGCTCGTCAGAAAGCGAGGACGATGACTGCGGACAGCATAGAGGACAtgttgaaagaaaaaagaagcactgCCTTCCTGTGGATGATGACAATGTTGAGATGTGA